From Coturnix japonica isolate 7356 chromosome 1, Coturnix japonica 2.1, whole genome shotgun sequence, the proteins below share one genomic window:
- the SLC25A6 gene encoding ADP/ATP translocase 3 yields MADQAISFLKDFLAGGVAAAISKTAVAPIERVKLLLQVQHASKQIAADKQYKGIIDCVVRIPKEQGVLSFWRGNLANVIRYFPTQALNFAFKDKYKQIFLGGVDKHTQFWRYFAGNLASGGAAGATSLCFVYPLDFARTRLAADVGKAGADREFSGLGDCLVKITKSDGLRGLYQGFNVSVQGIIIYRAAYFGIYDTAKGMLPDPRNTHIVISWMIAQTVTAVAGVVSYPFDTVRRRMMMQSGRKGADIMYSGTIDCWRKIARDEGGKAFFKGAWSNVLRGMGGAFVLVLYDEFKKVI; encoded by the exons ATGGCGGACCAGGCCATCTCCTTCCTGAAGGACTTTTTAGCGGGTGGCGTCGCCGCTGCCATCAGCAAGACGGCGGTAGCGCCCATCGAGAGGGTCaagctcctgctgcag gTGCAACATGCAAGTAAGCAAATCGCTGCTGATAAGCAGTACAAGGGCATCATCGATTGCGTAGTGCGCATCCCAAAGGAGCAGGGCGTCTTGTCCTTCTGGCGAGGCAATCTGGCCAATGTCATCCGGTACTTCCCCACCCAAGCCCTCAACTTTGCCTTCAAGGACAAGTACAAGCAGATCTTCCTGGGGGGAGTGGACAAGCACACTCAGTTCTGGAGGTATTTTGCTGGCAACCTGGCTTCTGGTGGTGCAGCTGGAGCCACTTCCCTCTGCTTTGTCTACCCCTTGGATTTTGCAAGAACCCGTTTGGCAGCTGATGTTGGCAAAGCTGGTGCAGACAGAGAATTCTCTGGTCTCGGGGACTGTCTAGTCAAAATTACCAAGTCTGATGGCCTGCGTGGCCTGTACCAGGGGTTCAATGTGTCTGTCCAGGGCATCATCATCTACAGAGCCGCCTACTTTGGCATCTATGATACAGCAAAAG GCATGCTGCCAGATCCCAGAAATACTCATATTGTCATCAGCTGGATGATTGCACAGACAGTGACTGCTGTGGCTGGTGTGGTTTCCTATCCTTTTGACACAGTGCGGCGTAGGATGATGATGCAGTCAGGACGCAAAGGAG CTGATATCATGTACTCTGGAACGATTGACTGCTGGCGGAAGATTGCAAGGGATGAGGGAGGCAAGGCCTTCTTCAAGGGTGCATGGTCTAATGTTCTCCGAGGCATGGGGGGTGCTTTCGTGCTCGTGCTGTATGATGAATTCAAGAAAGTCATTTAA